CGCTCTATCCATCTATATCCCCAGCCCAACACATTAAGACATCGGATACCATTCCGTTTTGCAAATTTTAAAATTTTTTTGATAGTCATCGTTCGCAATCACTTTACATCAAACTTAAAGCACAAGCACCCTGTTCATCCTGTCTATAAATGCCTCTGCATCCCTCCGAACCCCCTCTAGCGTAGCGGTTGTAGAAGATCTTTTTCACAACCGTTCATTCCATTCACTAGAGCAAACAGCCGAGGGATAGAGAGCAATATTCTCTGCTCCCAAACTTCACACTTAAAACTTAACATTTCACACGTCTCCCCCTCCGACAGCTCTCAGGGACGAATCGTCACGCCCAGATTCCGGCATAATTCCACCCAATCGTGTGTCCCATGCTCCGCAATCCAGCGAACCACCGTCAAGTCCAGAGTCTGATATTCATGAATGGCCACATTACGAAATCCCGTCATCCCTTTCAGTGATCGAGCCAGTTCGACAGAAATAATCCGTGCATTTTTCAACAATTCAAAAGCCCCGGCACTGGTCTGCGGCACACCTAAATGCCGCGTCGCCACCACATGCATCGCCATATCGATGGCCGCCTGACACGCCCGCTCAATATTCAATGTCAGTGCATCAAGGTGAGTGAAATCCTCCAGAGTCGGATCAGCGGCATATTCCTGCTGGATTCGACGAATACAGCGTTCAATAATTGCGCCCTTGTTCAAACATACATCATCCACATCCATAAGCTCGCTCCACTTCTGCACGTTCCTCTCGCAACGTGGCATATAATGCATACAAATGCATAACCTTCCTGTCTGTTTCTGACTTATTCCGACAAAACAACAACCGCCCCTTAGAAATTGCCTGCATCGCATAGACCAAGTTATCAGAGGATAGAATCCCTAAATCAATCTGCCGACCGGTAATATCGCTTAATTCACCGGCCCACGTCAACCGTTCCACATACGATGGAGCCTCATGCTCATGCAGTAATAACGCAC
This genomic stretch from Spartobacteria bacterium harbors:
- a CDS encoding DUF86 domain-containing protein; this encodes MDVDDVCLNKGAIIERCIRRIQQEYAADPTLEDFTHLDALTLNIERACQAAIDMAMHVVATRHLGVPQTSAGAFELLKNARIISVELARSLKGMTGFRNVAIHEYQTLDLTVVRWIAEHGTHDWVELCRNLGVTIRP
- a CDS encoding nucleotidyltransferase domain-containing protein, whose product is MTVIQEEYIQQIREFFLTYPSILAVYVHGSILTDYFREDSDIDCALLLHEHEAPSYVERLTWAGELSDITGRQIDLGILSSDNLVYAMQAISKGRLLFCRNKSETDRKVMHLYALYATLREERAEVERAYGCG